The sequence below is a genomic window from Microbacterium sp. cx-55.
CGCTTCACCACGGCCAGCGCGATGGGGCCGTCCTCGTGGTGACGGGCGACCGAGGTAATGCGGCCGACCTCGGTGTCGCCGACGCGAACGACGTCACCGCGTCGCGGCAGCAGATCGTCGCTGCCGTCGAGGTCGAGTGCCACGATGCGACGGGGAGGATGCCCGAGGTTGTGCACCTTCGCGACGGTCTCCTGACCGCGGTAGCACCCCTTGTCGAAGTGCACCGCCGTGCGCATCCAGTCCACCTCGTGCGGGATGGTGCGTTCGTCGACCTCGGTGGCCCACGCGGGCCGCCAGGCGGCGACACGCAGCGCATCGACCGCGAGCGCACCCGCGAGGGTGAGATCGCCGGCCGCGGCCGCATCCACCAATCGCTGCGCTTCGTCGCCGTCGACGAGCAGTTCGAACCAGCGGCGCTCGGCACCCGGATGACCGTCGACCGGCGCGTATCCGATGCCACCCGGCCCGATCTCTGGCCACGGGTCGCGCCACGCGAGCGGCACACCGTTCGGCGCGGCGGGCGTCACGTTCGAGAGACCCGCCTCGGTCACCCCGATCACCGTGAGTTCATCGCTCGCGTCGCGAGGAGCGACGCGGAGGCGGAACCGCATCCGCATCAGCCACGCCAGCAGCGCGTCGGCATCGCCACGATCGACGATGAGCCACGTCGTCTCACCGTCGTCGAGCACCGCCGCGGCGTGCTCGACGCGGCCCTGCGGGTCGAGGATGAGGAGTTCGGTGGAGCGTCCGGGTTCGAGCGCCGTGAGCGCCTGCGAGCTGACGGAGTCCAACCAGGAGAG
It includes:
- the ygfZ gene encoding CAF17-like 4Fe-4S cluster assembly/insertion protein YgfZ yields the protein MALDLGLVPGAVVDDGVLQHTGQPVIEQRRLVAGTAVAPRADRRVLAVAGDDRLSWLDSVSSQALTALEPGRSTELLILDPQGRVEHAAAVLDDGETTWLIVDRGDADALLAWLMRMRFRLRVAPRDASDELTVIGVTEAGLSNVTPAAPNGVPLAWRDPWPEIGPGGIGYAPVDGHPGAERRWFELLVDGDEAQRLVDAAAAGDLTLAGALAVDALRVAAWRPAWATEVDERTIPHEVDWMRTAVHFDKGCYRGQETVAKVHNLGHPPRRIVALDLDGSDDLLPRRGDVVRVGDTEVGRITSVARHHEDGPIALAVVKRSAATDGTLIVVTEGGDITASATPIVPADAGATAAIPRLTRLSRRV